Proteins encoded by one window of uncultured Draconibacterium sp.:
- a CDS encoding alpha/beta hydrolase, translating to MRKILAMALLSVAILTQACSENKQTTKEKEEMKQTEEHYTFELSDKVTREKVTFKNRYGITLTGDLYLPKDRGTEQLPALAISGPYGAVKEQSSGLYANQFAQRGFAVVAFDPSFTGESGGEPRNVASPDINTEDFSAAIDFLGIQPFVDREKVGIMGICGFGGMGLNAAAVDTRVKAVAVASMYDMSRVTAKGYFDSMTAEQRSQMLEQLCEQRWKDAENGEPAYGPAGLPEADQLTGEEPEFVQGYVNYYKTERGFHPRSINSNGSWTATNALSFMNMPLLTYINEISPRPILIIAGENAHSRYFSEDAYKAANEPKELMIIPGAVHTDLYDKVDVIPFEKLESFFKENLK from the coding sequence ATGAGAAAAATATTAGCAATGGCACTGTTGTCAGTCGCTATACTGACACAGGCATGTTCAGAAAACAAGCAAACAACTAAAGAAAAAGAAGAAATGAAACAGACCGAAGAACATTACACATTTGAGTTAAGTGATAAAGTTACCCGCGAAAAAGTAACTTTCAAAAACCGTTACGGAATCACCCTTACCGGCGATTTGTATCTACCAAAAGACAGAGGCACAGAACAATTACCTGCATTGGCAATCAGTGGTCCTTACGGAGCCGTTAAAGAACAGTCATCAGGACTTTACGCCAACCAGTTTGCACAGCGCGGATTCGCTGTAGTGGCTTTCGATCCTTCGTTTACAGGCGAAAGTGGCGGCGAGCCCAGAAATGTAGCGTCACCTGATATTAACACCGAAGACTTTAGTGCAGCTATCGACTTCCTCGGAATTCAACCATTCGTTGACCGCGAGAAAGTTGGAATCATGGGAATTTGTGGTTTCGGCGGAATGGGCTTAAACGCAGCAGCTGTAGACACGCGTGTAAAAGCGGTTGCAGTTGCAAGTATGTACGATATGTCGCGCGTTACCGCAAAAGGTTATTTCGATAGCATGACAGCGGAACAACGCTCACAAATGCTGGAGCAACTATGCGAACAACGCTGGAAAGATGCAGAAAACGGAGAACCTGCTTATGGTCCTGCCGGATTGCCTGAGGCAGATCAACTAACCGGCGAAGAACCTGAATTTGTACAAGGTTACGTTAACTACTACAAAACAGAACGAGGTTTTCATCCACGTTCGATCAATTCAAACGGATCGTGGACTGCAACCAACGCATTATCATTTATGAATATGCCGTTGTTGACTTATATTAACGAAATTTCGCCACGCCCAATATTGATTATTGCCGGCGAAAATGCACACTCGCGTTACTTTAGCGAAGATGCTTACAAAGCAGCAAACGAGCCAAAAGAACTGATGATTATCCCAGGTGCCGTACATACCGATTTGTACGACAAGGTTGACGTTATTCCATTTGAAAAACTGGAATCATTTTTCAAAGAAAATCTGAAGTAA
- a CDS encoding cupin domain-containing protein, whose amino-acid sequence MSEFKQPFPLGQKNDAYAQYFTGQSYLAVLTLEGVPSFNVTFEPGCRNNWHVHQGGGQILFCTAGTGWYQEEGKPAQKLNPGDTVNIPAGVNHWHGAAKDSWFAHIALSVPVEGSTTEWNGPVTDEEYEKLG is encoded by the coding sequence ATGAGTGAATTTAAACAACCATTTCCACTAGGACAGAAAAACGATGCTTACGCACAGTATTTCACCGGCCAAAGTTATTTAGCCGTATTAACGCTGGAAGGAGTTCCTTCATTCAACGTAACATTCGAGCCGGGTTGCCGCAACAACTGGCACGTTCACCAGGGTGGCGGACAAATTTTGTTCTGCACTGCCGGAACAGGATGGTATCAGGAAGAAGGAAAACCTGCACAAAAATTGAATCCGGGTGACACTGTTAACATTCCTGCAGGAGTTAATCACTGGCACGGAGCAGCAAAAGACAGTTGGTTCGCACACATTGCATTGTCAGTTCCGGTTGAAGGATCTACAACTGAATGGAACGGCCCGGTTACCGACGAAGAATACGAAAAGCTGGGCTAA
- a CDS encoding carboxymuconolactone decarboxylase family protein, which yields MNRIELSKKKFEVLFGQHTGPLAETDPDLQEMLNRFIFGEVFYQGDLSDKLRELITIVVLTTNQTLEQLQAHVFAALNIGVSPVEIKEAIYQCAPYLGFPKTINAINKANEVFKAANISLPVESQKTVTEETRFDDGLKVQKSIFGEIIDKMQAMAPENQKHIQNYLSAFCFGDIYTRGTLDLKTRELLTLCILSALGGCESQVKSHVNGNLSVGNDKNTMLTAVTQCLPYMGFPRTLNALACINEVIPENK from the coding sequence ATGAACAGGATAGAATTAAGTAAGAAAAAGTTTGAAGTATTATTCGGACAACACACAGGTCCGTTAGCCGAAACCGATCCGGATTTGCAGGAAATGCTAAACCGTTTCATTTTTGGCGAGGTCTTCTATCAAGGCGATTTGAGCGACAAGCTGCGCGAGTTAATTACAATTGTAGTTCTAACAACCAATCAGACGCTCGAACAGTTACAGGCACATGTTTTTGCGGCTTTAAATATTGGTGTATCGCCAGTCGAAATTAAGGAAGCCATTTACCAGTGCGCTCCATACCTTGGATTTCCAAAAACAATAAATGCCATTAATAAAGCCAACGAGGTTTTTAAGGCAGCCAATATTTCACTTCCGGTGGAAAGCCAGAAAACAGTTACAGAAGAAACACGTTTCGACGATGGATTAAAAGTGCAAAAAAGCATTTTTGGCGAAATCATTGATAAGATGCAAGCAATGGCTCCCGAAAATCAGAAGCATATTCAAAACTACTTATCGGCATTTTGTTTCGGCGATATTTATACCCGCGGAACACTGGATTTAAAAACCCGTGAACTACTCACGCTTTGTATTTTAAGTGCGCTGGGCGGTTGCGAAAGCCAGGTAAAATCACATGTAAACGGCAATCTCAGTGTTGGAAACGATAAAAACACCATGCTTACAGCGGTAACACAATGTTTGCCTTACATGGGGTTTCCAAGAACATTAAATGCACTGGCGTGCATAAACGAAGTAATACCAGAAAACAAATAG
- a CDS encoding tautomerase family protein, translating into MPHFQIKLLEGKSEKEKQELTDEVVKVAQKILGNGNESFSVAIEEYSLHEWKNKVYPDEIMANEERLYKKPGYKM; encoded by the coding sequence ATGCCACATTTTCAAATAAAATTGCTTGAAGGAAAAAGTGAAAAGGAAAAACAAGAGTTAACCGATGAAGTAGTTAAAGTAGCTCAAAAGATTCTGGGAAATGGCAATGAATCATTTTCAGTTGCCATTGAGGAATATTCATTGCATGAATGGAAAAACAAAGTATACCCCGATGAAATTATGGCGAACGAGGAGCGACTTTATAAAAAGCCCGGTTATAAAATGTAA
- a CDS encoding aldo/keto reductase, with protein MILKENYTLSNGVEIPKLGLGTWFISDDDAVQAVKDAVELGYRHIDSAQAYQNERGVGEGVRNSGVLREDLFVTTKLAAEVKSYDKAVKSIDQSLETMGLDYIDMMIIHSPKPWMEFHEEDAHKDGNREAWKALEEAYQAGKLKAIGVSNFQKADIENILESCTVKPMVNQILAHISNTPKELIEYCKENDILVEAYSPIGHGELMKNEEVTKMAEKYGVSVPQLAIRYTLQLGLLPLPKTAKPAHMKNNADVDFEISAADMETLQNMEQIEDYGDASIFPVYGGKMK; from the coding sequence ATGATATTAAAAGAAAATTATACGCTATCAAACGGAGTTGAAATTCCAAAACTGGGACTGGGAACATGGTTTATCAGTGATGACGATGCTGTACAGGCAGTGAAAGATGCTGTTGAACTGGGCTATCGTCACATCGATTCTGCTCAGGCATACCAAAACGAGCGCGGAGTTGGCGAAGGAGTCAGAAACAGTGGTGTACTAAGAGAAGACTTGTTTGTAACCACAAAACTGGCTGCCGAAGTAAAATCGTACGACAAAGCCGTAAAATCCATCGATCAATCGCTGGAAACAATGGGGCTCGACTACATTGATATGATGATCATTCACAGTCCGAAACCATGGATGGAATTCCACGAAGAAGATGCACATAAAGACGGAAACCGCGAAGCCTGGAAAGCGCTGGAAGAAGCGTACCAAGCCGGTAAACTGAAAGCTATTGGCGTTTCAAATTTCCAAAAAGCTGATATTGAAAACATCCTTGAATCGTGCACGGTAAAACCAATGGTGAACCAGATTCTGGCACACATCAGCAATACACCAAAAGAGCTGATTGAATACTGTAAAGAAAATGACATTCTTGTTGAGGCTTATTCTCCAATTGGCCATGGCGAATTAATGAAAAACGAGGAAGTAACAAAAATGGCTGAGAAATACGGTGTTTCAGTGCCACAACTGGCTATTCGTTACACCTTGCAATTGGGCCTTCTTCCGTTGCCTAAAACGGCAAAACCTGCACACATGAAAAACAATGCAGATGTTGATTTTGAGATTTCGGCAGCAGATATGGAGACCTTACAAAACATGGAACAGATTGAAGATTATGGCGATGCCAGCATTTTTCCGGTATACGGAGGAAAAATGAAATAA
- a CDS encoding sugar O-acetyltransferase translates to MSKNIFERLQAGEAVSYSDPAHSEIGEAAERTTKLLIEFNSTADVEKNRKLWGKISGEALDPSSMIQIPVYVNIGQFTRIGKNVYINHLCSMLDMGTINIGDDVLIGPKVNILSEEHPVNPAERKALMVRPVVIKNGAWIGAGATILPGVTVGENSIVAAGAMVNKDVPDNTVVGGIPAKVIKKIDQSDRDNY, encoded by the coding sequence ATGAGCAAGAATATTTTTGAACGATTACAAGCCGGTGAAGCAGTATCTTATTCCGATCCGGCACACAGCGAAATTGGTGAAGCTGCCGAGCGAACAACAAAGCTATTGATCGAATTCAACTCGACCGCAGATGTAGAAAAGAACCGCAAGTTGTGGGGTAAAATATCTGGTGAAGCACTTGATCCGAGTAGCATGATTCAAATTCCGGTATATGTGAACATCGGACAGTTTACGCGCATCGGTAAAAATGTGTACATCAATCACCTCTGTTCAATGCTGGATATGGGAACGATTAACATTGGCGATGATGTACTGATCGGTCCGAAAGTAAATATTCTTAGCGAAGAACATCCAGTAAATCCGGCTGAAAGAAAAGCGCTAATGGTTCGGCCGGTTGTAATTAAAAACGGTGCCTGGATTGGTGCCGGAGCAACAATTCTTCCGGGAGTTACTGTTGGAGAAAATTCAATAGTTGCAGCCGGGGCAATGGTAAACAAAGATGTACCTGATAATACTGTTGTGGGTGGAATCCCGGCAAAAGTGATTAAAAAAATAGATCAATCAGATAGAGACAATTATTAA
- a CDS encoding MATE family efflux transporter, translating into MKKSAYLLSLVQNKQAMTFMQQLHLAALLSIPAIIAQFSSIIMQYIDASMVGRLGANASASIGLVITSTWLFWGICTTVAAGFSVQVAHLIGAGDRRGARSVLRQAIISTLLFSLILVAIGASVSSKLPYWLGGDAAIAADASKYFLIFVLSLPALQMNFLASAMLRSSGNMHIPSVLNVVMCVMDVVFNFLLIFPSRELQFLGHDIFIPGANLGVAGAAIGTASAYLITAVMLFWYLFTRDENLRLTKEKGSFRPENSTLRRAFKISMPMSLEHTVIMGAQILSTVIVAPLGVASIAANSFAITAESLCYMPGYGIAEAATTLVGQSFGANRKDLAKRFAYITVFMGMAVMTILGAVMYFTAPQIIGFMTPDPEILSLGVMALRIEAFAEPMFAASIVAYGVFVGAGDTFVPSIMNLGSMWAVRLTLAAILAPVMGLKGVWIAMCIELCFRGVIFLYRLFQGKWLIHSI; encoded by the coding sequence TTGAAAAAGAGTGCTTATTTATTGTCGCTTGTGCAGAACAAGCAGGCAATGACGTTTATGCAACAACTGCATCTGGCAGCGCTGTTGAGTATACCGGCTATTATTGCGCAGTTTTCATCCATCATTATGCAATATATCGATGCATCGATGGTAGGACGTTTGGGTGCAAATGCATCAGCATCAATTGGTCTCGTAATTACTTCTACCTGGCTGTTTTGGGGAATTTGCACTACCGTCGCTGCAGGGTTTTCGGTGCAGGTGGCGCACCTCATCGGAGCCGGAGACCGCAGAGGAGCACGGTCGGTATTACGTCAGGCCATAATATCAACACTGCTATTTAGTTTAATCCTTGTGGCCATCGGGGCATCTGTAAGTTCAAAACTCCCTTACTGGCTGGGTGGCGATGCCGCAATAGCCGCCGACGCATCAAAATACTTTCTCATTTTTGTCTTGTCGCTGCCGGCGCTGCAGATGAATTTTCTGGCAAGTGCCATGTTACGAAGCAGCGGCAACATGCACATTCCAAGCGTACTTAATGTGGTAATGTGTGTTATGGATGTCGTTTTTAATTTCCTGTTGATTTTCCCCTCTCGCGAACTTCAATTTTTAGGTCACGATATTTTTATTCCGGGAGCAAACCTTGGCGTAGCAGGAGCCGCAATCGGAACTGCTTCAGCTTACCTGATAACAGCAGTAATGCTTTTCTGGTACTTGTTTACAAGAGACGAGAACCTGCGTTTAACCAAAGAAAAAGGAAGTTTCAGGCCGGAAAACAGCACACTACGAAGAGCGTTCAAAATCAGTATGCCCATGAGCTTGGAACACACCGTAATTATGGGTGCGCAAATATTGTCTACTGTAATTGTGGCTCCTTTGGGAGTGGCGTCTATTGCAGCCAACTCGTTTGCAATTACCGCCGAAAGTTTGTGTTACATGCCCGGTTACGGAATTGCCGAAGCAGCCACTACTCTTGTAGGACAAAGTTTTGGTGCCAATCGTAAAGATCTGGCCAAACGTTTTGCCTACATCACCGTTTTTATGGGAATGGCAGTAATGACCATTTTAGGAGCAGTCATGTATTTTACTGCCCCACAAATCATTGGCTTTATGACTCCCGATCCTGAAATTCTTTCGCTGGGCGTTATGGCTTTGCGCATTGAGGCATTTGCCGAACCCATGTTTGCGGCATCAATTGTGGCTTACGGCGTTTTTGTTGGTGCCGGCGACACTTTCGTTCCCAGCATTATGAACTTGGGTAGCATGTGGGCCGTTCGTCTTACTCTGGCAGCAATTTTAGCTCCTGTTATGGGTTTAAAAGGCGTCTGGATTGCCATGTGTATCGAACTGTGTTTCCGCGGTGTTATTTTTCTCTACCGGCTATTTCAAGGTAAGTGGCTAATACATTCTATCTGA
- a CDS encoding MalY/PatB family protein, producing the protein MQNNFDEKVVRRGTNSYKWDSKTNDDIIPLWVADMDFKTAQPIIDALSNRVQHGIFGYTKVPDAYYNAVISWFGRRHNFTIEKEWMIYTIGVVPAISATILALTEPGDKVIVQEPVYNCFFSSIRNNQCESFSNDLIYKDGKYTIDFDDLEKKAADPKAKVMLLCNPHNPAGRVWTKEELEKIGEICFRNNVIVVSDEIHCDLVHPGHTHIPFASLGQQFLENSVTCVAPSKTFNLAGLQIANILTYDPEIRKKIDKAININEVCDVSPFAVEGLIAAYTHEDSEKWLDNLRAYLWDNYLLVKEYFAENFPQFPILPLEATYLVWIDTSVLNIKSEKLTELLIEKGNVWLNEGTVYGKAGEGFMRLNIACPRATLQEGLNRMKKAINLITAQS; encoded by the coding sequence ATGCAAAATAATTTCGACGAAAAAGTAGTACGCAGAGGCACTAATTCATACAAGTGGGATTCGAAAACCAACGACGATATTATTCCGTTGTGGGTAGCCGACATGGATTTCAAAACGGCTCAACCAATTATTGATGCTTTGTCTAACCGCGTTCAGCACGGTATTTTTGGCTACACAAAAGTGCCTGATGCCTACTACAATGCAGTGATCAGTTGGTTTGGGCGCCGACATAATTTTACAATCGAAAAAGAATGGATGATCTACACAATTGGTGTGGTTCCTGCCATTTCGGCAACTATTTTAGCATTGACAGAACCGGGCGATAAAGTTATTGTTCAAGAGCCGGTTTACAACTGTTTTTTCTCGTCGATTCGAAATAACCAGTGCGAAAGTTTTTCCAACGACCTGATTTATAAAGATGGTAAATACACCATCGATTTTGATGACCTGGAGAAAAAAGCGGCTGATCCAAAAGCTAAAGTGATGCTTTTGTGTAACCCGCATAATCCGGCCGGTCGTGTTTGGACCAAAGAAGAACTTGAAAAAATTGGAGAGATTTGTTTCCGGAATAATGTAATTGTGGTTTCTGATGAAATTCATTGCGATTTGGTTCACCCGGGACATACTCATATTCCGTTTGCATCGCTGGGTCAGCAGTTTTTAGAGAATTCAGTAACCTGCGTTGCACCAAGTAAAACCTTTAACCTGGCAGGATTACAGATTGCCAATATTTTAACCTACGATCCTGAGATTCGCAAGAAGATCGACAAAGCCATCAATATTAACGAAGTTTGCGACGTGAGTCCGTTTGCCGTTGAAGGACTGATTGCGGCTTACACCCACGAGGATTCAGAGAAATGGCTGGATAATTTGAGAGCCTACTTGTGGGACAATTACTTGTTGGTAAAGGAATACTTTGCCGAAAACTTCCCGCAATTCCCGATTTTGCCGCTGGAAGCTACTTATTTGGTTTGGATCGACACTTCGGTGTTAAACATTAAGTCGGAGAAGCTAACCGAATTGCTGATAGAAAAAGGAAATGTTTGGCTAAACGAAGGAACGGTTTACGGCAAGGCCGGAGAAGGTTTTATGCGCCTGAACATTGCATGCCCAAGAGCCACTTTGCAGGAAGGGCTGAACAGAATGAAAAAAGCAATCAACCTGATTACCGCACAAAGCTAA
- a CDS encoding DUF3737 family protein: MKIIENKFFEGERPLFAEKGLHIKNVEIGLGESALKEASNIKATGCTFGGKYPFWHNTNSIIEDSLFTPGGRAAIWYCNNIRMVDTRVDAPKMFREIDGLYLENVELTDAEECLWWCKNIKLKDVKVTNGDYIFKDSKNIKIDNLNLQGNYGFQYARNIEIRNSHLASKDAFWNTENVTVYDSVIEGEYLGWHSKNLRLVNCIIGGTQPLCYAKDLVMENCIMKEDADLAFEYSSLKAEINSPVTSVKNPSTGEIVAQSIGELIFDENCKNPGGCKVTVESEVNV; encoded by the coding sequence ATGAAAATAATAGAAAACAAGTTTTTTGAAGGAGAACGACCGCTATTTGCCGAAAAAGGCCTACACATAAAGAATGTAGAAATTGGATTAGGAGAATCAGCCCTCAAAGAAGCAAGCAACATAAAAGCTACAGGTTGTACTTTTGGAGGGAAATACCCCTTTTGGCACAATACAAACAGCATTATCGAGGATTCATTATTTACACCCGGCGGACGTGCTGCCATTTGGTATTGTAACAACATTCGCATGGTTGATACGCGTGTTGATGCCCCAAAAATGTTTCGCGAAATTGATGGTTTATACCTCGAAAACGTTGAGCTTACAGATGCAGAAGAGTGTTTGTGGTGGTGTAAGAACATTAAACTTAAAGATGTTAAGGTAACGAATGGCGATTACATTTTTAAGGACAGCAAAAACATCAAAATCGATAATCTAAATCTCCAGGGAAACTATGGTTTTCAGTACGCCCGTAACATTGAAATTCGCAATTCTCATCTGGCTTCGAAAGACGCTTTCTGGAATACTGAAAATGTTACCGTTTACGATTCGGTTATTGAAGGCGAATACCTGGGCTGGCACTCCAAAAATTTGCGCCTGGTAAATTGCATAATCGGCGGTACGCAACCTTTATGTTATGCCAAAGATTTGGTGATGGAAAACTGCATTATGAAAGAGGATGCCGATCTGGCATTTGAATACAGCTCGTTAAAAGCAGAAATTAACAGTCCGGTTACCAGCGTAAAAAATCCGAGTACCGGCGAAATTGTAGCTCAAAGCATTGGCGAGCTAATTTTCGACGAAAACTGTAAAAACCCAGGCGGGTGCAAAGTTACTGTTGAAAGCGAAGTAAACGTTTAA
- a CDS encoding helix-turn-helix domain-containing protein translates to MSDVLKIHSVTEYNNLVGQETLHPLVSVIDFSKVEPFYYFKAQMDVYAIFLKDIKCGNITYGINDYDYEEGTLLFISPGQVYGVEDTGKKQQGSGTAIIFHPDLIHGTSLGKSIDEYTFFSYEVNEALHLSARERVLINQCIDNIKFELQHAIDTHSKELIVSYLELFLKYSKRFYERQFVTRNHVNKDVLARFEHILKDYFASEQPLISGLPSVRYCANKLFISPNYLGDLLKKETGKSAQEHIQLKMIDVAKEKIYDTEKSISEIAYELGFKHPQHFTRMFKKQVGVSPNEYRNLN, encoded by the coding sequence ATGAGCGACGTATTAAAAATACATTCAGTAACCGAATATAATAATCTTGTTGGGCAAGAAACACTGCACCCGCTGGTTAGCGTTATCGATTTTTCAAAAGTTGAACCATTTTACTATTTCAAAGCACAGATGGATGTTTATGCCATCTTTCTGAAAGACATAAAATGTGGAAATATAACATACGGAATTAACGATTACGACTACGAAGAAGGTACGCTGTTGTTTATTTCTCCCGGACAGGTTTATGGTGTTGAAGATACCGGAAAAAAACAACAAGGCTCCGGAACTGCTATCATTTTCCATCCCGATTTAATACACGGTACATCGCTTGGGAAATCGATCGACGAATATACGTTCTTCTCCTACGAAGTAAATGAAGCGTTACACCTATCGGCGCGTGAGAGAGTGCTGATAAACCAGTGTATTGACAATATAAAATTTGAATTGCAACATGCTATCGATACACACAGTAAGGAACTGATTGTGTCGTACCTGGAACTGTTTCTGAAGTATAGCAAACGTTTTTACGAGCGTCAGTTTGTTACGCGTAACCACGTAAACAAAGATGTGTTGGCGCGTTTTGAACACATTCTGAAAGATTATTTTGCTTCTGAGCAGCCGCTGATTTCCGGCTTGCCATCGGTGCGTTATTGTGCTAATAAATTGTTTATTTCGCCAAACTACCTTGGCGATTTGCTGAAAAAAGAAACCGGAAAATCGGCGCAGGAACACATTCAGCTTAAAATGATTGATGTGGCCAAAGAAAAAATCTACGACACCGAAAAGTCAATCAGCGAAATTGCCTACGAACTGGGTTTTAAGCATCCGCAACACTTTACCCGCATGTTTAAAAAACAAGTGGGAGTATCACCCAACGAATACCGTAATTTGAATTAG
- a CDS encoding PQQ-binding-like beta-propeller repeat protein encodes MKKLLTLSFFIAISISLFAQDWPQFMGPDRNSITTQENLLTTWPDGGPEVLWKVGVGIGYGGPAIKDGKVYLLDRDDKTGDIMRCFDLNTGDELWKFAYDAAGEVMFPGSRSVPIVDDKHVYSCGPYGHTYCIDLKTHQPVWTANVWTDFGGQIPAGGNPGFGGGSSGFPTWAISQCPLIYGDLLILASQAPEAGVVAYDKNSGELKWKTPSLGKAGYVSPIIVKIDGNDHLVMVTASEGGRGQETKPGNVVGMDPLTGEVIWEFNNWLCRIPVPSAVDAGDNKLLITGGYELGALMLQVEKQADGTYTTKELFRTEEFGDQTKTPLFYEGYFYAEFGTNSTRDGLTCMNMDGEIMWKTKRDPDFNKGSMIIANGLILATDGAKTLYLIEPSPEAFKPIASAELLTEPEGGGGRFGTQNWAPLALSNGKLLIRDQSQMLCVKVAE; translated from the coding sequence ATGAAAAAGCTATTGACTCTCTCATTCTTTATTGCGATTTCAATTTCTTTATTCGCACAAGATTGGCCACAATTCATGGGGCCCGACCGTAACAGTATTACCACACAAGAAAATTTACTAACCACCTGGCCTGATGGTGGCCCCGAGGTGCTTTGGAAAGTAGGCGTGGGCATCGGTTATGGTGGTCCGGCGATAAAAGACGGCAAAGTATATCTACTTGACCGCGACGATAAAACAGGCGATATCATGCGTTGTTTCGACCTGAATACTGGTGACGAGCTTTGGAAATTTGCCTACGATGCAGCTGGTGAAGTAATGTTCCCCGGATCGCGAAGTGTGCCGATTGTTGATGATAAGCATGTATATTCCTGTGGACCTTACGGACATACCTATTGTATTGATTTGAAAACACATCAGCCGGTGTGGACTGCCAATGTGTGGACTGATTTTGGCGGACAAATTCCAGCAGGTGGAAATCCCGGATTTGGTGGTGGCAGCAGTGGTTTCCCAACCTGGGCAATATCGCAGTGTCCGCTAATTTACGGCGATCTGTTAATTCTTGCATCACAGGCTCCTGAAGCCGGAGTGGTTGCTTACGATAAAAATTCGGGTGAGTTAAAATGGAAAACTCCATCGCTGGGAAAAGCAGGTTATGTAAGTCCGATCATTGTAAAAATTGATGGTAACGATCATTTGGTAATGGTAACAGCATCAGAAGGTGGTCGCGGACAGGAAACCAAGCCGGGAAATGTTGTTGGAATGGATCCGCTTACCGGAGAGGTAATCTGGGAATTTAACAACTGGCTTTGTCGTATTCCGGTGCCAAGTGCCGTTGATGCAGGCGATAATAAACTGCTGATTACAGGAGGTTACGAACTTGGTGCACTGATGCTGCAAGTGGAAAAACAAGCCGATGGAACGTATACGACAAAAGAGCTTTTCCGCACGGAAGAATTTGGCGATCAAACCAAAACGCCACTTTTCTACGAAGGGTATTTTTATGCGGAGTTTGGCACAAACAGTACACGCGACGGATTAACCTGTATGAATATGGATGGCGAAATTATGTGGAAAACCAAACGCGATCCGGATTTTAATAAAGGAAGTATGATTATTGCCAATGGTTTGATTTTAGCTACCGATGGCGCTAAAACCTTGTACCTGATTGAACCAAGTCCGGAAGCTTTTAAACCTATTGCCTCGGCCGAGTTGTTAACCGAACCTGAAGGTGGCGGCGGTCGTTTTGGAACACAAAACTGGGCACCACTTGCATTATCAAACGGCAAACTGTTGATTCGCGATCAAAGCCAGATGCTTTGTGTTAAAGTAGCTGAATAA